One stretch of Arachis hypogaea cultivar Tifrunner chromosome 20, arahy.Tifrunner.gnm2.J5K5, whole genome shotgun sequence DNA includes these proteins:
- the LOC112786665 gene encoding uncharacterized protein isoform X2, which translates to MASRLGSDDDADNNKGSMCTLEQKLNQLMDEEAARLKNMYREKTEDIEGGTHKPKFQTDLTLPIYLKGTIIEASLYQSLINATNKLAI; encoded by the exons atggcTTCAAGATTAGGtagtgatgatgatgctgataatAACAAAGGTAGCATGTGTACTTTGGAGCAAAAGCTGAATCAGCTAATGGATGAAGAAGCTGCAAGGCTAAAAAATATGTACAGAGAAAAAA CGGAAGATATTGAAGGTGGAACTCATAAGCCAAAGTTTCAAACCGATCTTACTCTACCAATATATCTAAAG GGAACGATTATTGAAGCTTCATTATATCAATCATTGATCAACGCCACCAATAAGCTAGCAATATAA
- the LOC112786665 gene encoding basic leucine zipper 6 isoform X1: MPLRVLYHSLSELIPLPPLPSLSIPPSLLVIFLLRRWQFAQRSRVCKLQYIAELERNVQGLQAEGSEVSAKLEFLNQENLILSMENKSLKQRLESLA, encoded by the exons ATGCCTCTTCGAGTGCTCTATCACTCTCTGTCCGAGCTCATTCCCCTTCCTCCGTTGCCGTCACTTTCGATTCCTCCGTCGCTGTTAGTTATCTTCCTCCTTCGCCGCTG GCAATTTGCTCAACGTTCACGAGTCTGTAAACTTCAATACATAGCTGAATTAGAAAGAAATGTACAAGGTTTACAG GCAGAAGGATCTGAAGTATCTGCCAAGCTTGAATTTCTTAACCAAGAGAATCTCATCCTGAGTATGGAGAACAAATCTCTCAAGCAACGGTTAGAAAGTTTAGCATAA
- the LOC112785073 gene encoding phototropic-responsive NPH3 family protein NPY1, protein MHSTFLVHKPTTTFNWQIGNATPTRHATILLVSPFLKNMKFMKLGSKPDSLEARGHSTRYVSSELATDVTINVGEVKFYLHKFPLLSKSKRLQKLMSKASEEDSDDIYLDDFPGGPKAFEICAKFCYEMTVTLNAYNVVAARCAAEYLEMTEDIDLGNLVFKIEVFLNSGIFCCWKDSIIVLQTCNSFLPWSEDLKIIERCIGSITSKIAVDPARVFWSYTYNRKLTERKKLVEHKMMFLDHIESVPKDWWVEDICELDIDLYKRVMICVKSNGRTDSIVIAEALKVYAMRWLPDSIDALTSEEHASRNKSLVETVICLLPCDNGIGCSCSFLLKLLKFAILVGANESAREELMKKISPKLHEACVKDLLIPAKSPQITTYDVDLVQGLLNQYLIHEQGRCNMEVIEEKDNGKDLYISSDKSILNIGKLVDGYLGEIAHEPNLGLSSFVDLSQSVPDCARPSHDGLYRAIDIYLKKHPDLTKAERKKLCRLMDVKKLTANASMHAAQNDRLPLRVIVQVLFFEQVRATARIQAIHNNSHDPLRLGGGEKRGINRCQSLKVPMKEEGKLSKKNSKNSRSGMQLLRSGSRRIIDKLWIVGKGQQENNRSSETSGSLENNSPTMSSALRHQRHSIS, encoded by the exons ATGCATTCCACCTTCCTCGTCCACAAACCAACAACCACATTCAATTGGCAAATTGGCAATGCTACCCCAACACGCCACGCAACAATACTCCTTGTCTCCCCATTCTTG aaaaatatgaaGTTTATGAAGTTGGGTTCCAAGCCTGATTCCCTTGAAGCTCGTGGACACTCTACCAG ATATGTATCATCTGAATTGGCCACTGATGTTACCATTAATGTTGGTGAAGTTAAGTTTTACCTTCATAAG TTTCCTCTATTGTCGAAGAGCAAGCGATTACAGAAGTTGATGTCGAAAGCTAGTGAAGAGGATTCTGATGATATTTACTTAGATGATTTCCCAGGAGGACCTAAGGCCTTTGAAATATGTGCAAAATTCTGTTATGAAATGACGGTTACTCTTAATGCTTACAATGTTGTAGCTGCTCGCTGTGCGGCCGAATATCTTGAGATGACTGAGGATATTGATTTGGGGAActtagtttttaaaattgaagTGTTCCTTAACTCAGGAATCTTCTGTTGCTGGAAGGATTCTATAATTGTCCTCCAAACTTGTAATTCTTTTCTGCCATGGTCTGAGGATCTGAAGATCATTGAGAGATGCATAGGTTCCATAACTTCTAAAATTGCTGTTGATCCGGCGAGGGTGTTCTGGTCCTACACTTATAACAGGAAATTAACAGAGAGAAAAAAACTTGTTGAGCACAAGATGATGTTTCTAGATCACATTGAATCTGTTCCTAAGGATTGGTGGGTTGAAGATATATGTGAACTGGACATTGATCTTTACAAAAGAGTAATGATTTGTGTGAAATCAAATGGAAGAACCGATAGCATTGTGATTGCCGAGGCACTAAAAGTCTATGCAATGAGATGGTTACCTGATTCCATTGATGCATTGACTTCGGAAGAGCATGCATCAAGGAACAAGTCTCTGGTAGAAACAGTTATCTGTTTATTGCCATGTGATAATGGCATTGGTTGCTCTTGTAGTTTTTTACTGAAGCTTTTGAAATTCGCCATATTAGTTGGAGCAAATGAGTCAGCAAGAGAAGAACTGATGAAGAAAATTAGCCCGAAATTGCATGAAGCTTGTGTCAAGGATTTGCTGATTCCAGCAAAGTCTCCTCAGATAACAACTTATGATGTTGATTTGGTACAAGGCCTTTTGAATCAATACTTGATTCACGAACAGGGAAGATGCAATATGGAGGTTATTGAGGAGAAAGATAATGGAAAAGATCTTTATATTTCGAGTGATAAATCCATATTGAACATTGGAAAGTTGGTCGACGGTTACCTCGGAGAAATTGCCCATGAGCCTAATCTCGGTCTCTCTAGTTTCGTCGATCTGTCGCAATCAGTTCCTGATTGTGCTAGGCCAAGTCACGATGGTCTATACAGAGCTATTGACATTTATTTGAAG AAGCATCCGGATTTGACAAAAGCAGAAAGGAAGAAGCTATGTAGACTCATGGATGTGAAGAAACTGACGGCGAATGCTTCAATGCATGCTGCGCAGAATGACAGGCTTCCTCTTCGAGTGATAGTGCAGGTTCTGTTTTTTGAGCAGGTTAGAGCCACTGCCAGAATTCAAGCAATACATAACAATTCACATGATCCTTTGCGGCTTGGAGGAGGTGAGAAGAGAGGGATTAATAGATGCCAGTCCCTCAAGGTGCCGATGAAAGAGGAAGGCAAGCTGAGCAAGAAGAACAGCAAAAACAGCCGAAGCGGCATGCAGTTGCTGCGGTCTGGGTCAAGGAGAATCATTGATAAGTTATGGATTGTGGGAAAAGGACAGCAAGAGAATAATAGGAGCTCTGAGACTTCAGGGAGTTTAGAGAATAATAGCCCAACTATGTCATCTGCTTTGAGACACCAGAGGCATTCTATCTCTTAG
- the LOC112786727 gene encoding uncharacterized protein, protein MEQFFSYHYAMMIKRSIMIGFFHFVFYMFILSNLAHSSSSSTPNCKAWLVQSIPTNMPHLFHVPGVLSTGDVLSWMAGNSTRRLDITAQYWELLASPDDPRSGDYGYSEQQMQEFGAQEGAALYQALEDAADRNVSIRLLSHSGVYPTFTLEPSKLAAGRPNVENVTLLLKDWWGSGIVHAKVWISDSRDVYIGSANNDWKSLTQVKEVGIYFAGCPRIANKVEIYFDSLWKLASLNSSDYTKTVFDQTWQVERKVPCWSHFIDPKERCKSPLPRYVETPRVTGYPILSDPHIFEVSIQTSWSNNSTMLPQVSYLSFAPPELLFGKYQADEQAWIETIKSVGAKETVRISTMDWLGQSEFMDPTIFWPSLSTAISEVVFSKHATVKLLVAYWAHNINNTDQYLKALLYTNNLCSSLKYNNCSGKVEIKYYVVPGFNMTGPAIKGGSRTGNIYPDFTRVNHGKYAVSDIRAHIGTSNLVWDYFYTTAGVSFGTYNTAIVSQLKEIFDADWNSPYAVPVPVQQLEKGHTRSI, encoded by the exons ATGGAGCAATTTTTCTCATATCACTATGCAATGATGATCAAACGCAGTATCATGATTGGTTTCTTCCACTTTGTGTTTTATATGTTTATATTGAGCAACCTTGCTCATTCATCGTCATCGTCCACTCCAAACTGTAAAGCATGGCTGGTCCAATCCATCCCCACAAATATGCCTCACCTCTTCCATGTCCCTGGTGTCCTCTCTACCG GGGATGTGCTAAGTTGGATGGCTGGAAACTCCACCAGGAGGCTTGACATAACTGCTCAGTACTGGGAGCTGCTTGCTTCTCCGGATGATCCTCGCTCCGGCGATTATGGTTACTCTGAGCAACAGATGCAAGAGTTTGGTGCTCAAGAAGGTGCTGCACTCTATCAAGCGCTGGAGGATGCTGCAGACCGCAATGTTAGCATCAG GTTACTGTCACATTCTGGAGTCTATCCAACATTTACCTTAGAGCCATCAAAACTTGCTGCCGGAAGGCCAAACGTCGAGAATGTGACCCTGCTTCTTAAGGATTGGTGGGGTTCAGGCATTGTCCATGCCAAAGTTTGGATATCTGATAGTAGAGATGTGTACATTGGATCTGCAAACAATGACTGGAAATCTCTTACACAG GTCAAGGAAGTAGGAATTTATTTTGCTGGTTGTCCAAGAATAGCTAACAAGGTTGAGATATATTTCGACAGTTTGTGGAAACTTGCATCTCTTAATTCTTCAGATTACACAAAAACAGTGTTTGATCAAACGTGGCAAGTTGAAAGAAAGGTTCCCTGTTGGTCACATTTCATTGATCCTAAAGAGAGGTGCAA GTCGCCTCTCCCTCGTTATGTAGAGACCCCTCGTGTTACAGGATATCCTATTCTGTCTGATCCTCACATATTTGAAGTTTCAATTCAAACATCTTGGAGTAACAATTCAACAATGCTACCCCAAGTCAGCTATCTCTCCTTTGCTCCTCCAGAG CTATTGTTCGGCAAGTATCAGGCTGATGAGCAAGCATGGATTGAAACAATTAAATCTGTTGGAGCGAAGGAGACAGTTAGAATCAGTACCATGGATTGGCTTGGTCAATCAGAATTTATGGACCCAACAATTTTCTGGCCATCATTATCCACAGCAATATCAGAG GTTGTTTTCTCCAAGCATGCAACAGTGAAGTTATTGGTGGCATATTGGGCACACAACATCAATAACACAGATCAATACCTGAAAGCACTTCTCTACACCAACAATCTCTGCTCCTCTTTAAAGTACAATAATTGTTCTGGCAAAGTTGAGATCAAATATTATGTGGTTCCAGGTTTCAACATGACAGGGCCTGCAATTAAGGGTGGATCAAGAACAGGAAATATATACCCTGACTTTACAAGAGTGAATCATGGAAAATATGCAGTTAGTGATATAAGGGCTCACATAGGAACTAGCAATCTTGTGTGGGATTACTTTTATACTACAGCTGGTGTCAGCTTTGGGACATACAACACTGCCATTGTTTCTCAGCTCAAGGAAATCTTTGATGCTGATTGGAACTCACCCTATGCTGTGCCTGTTCCAGTTCAACAACTGGAGAAAGGCCATACTCGATCAATCTAA
- the LOC112785207 gene encoding DNA-directed RNA polymerases IV and V subunit 2: protein MGHIGSSKDVKLYDKGKHDAMDIDSDENFDDDDFPSNGVLRGLGREPLKNFCKKAAELFFAEYGLISHQINSFNQFIATGVQSAFDSFGDLIVEPGYDPSKKRDENDFYRHAAVKFGKVTLDRPKFYAGEGHGDFKMLPRHARLQRMTYSSQIKVEIQVQVYVPQMVRSDKFKTGQEQYLEQKTLKEESREIIIGRLPIMVKSDLCWMKGVEKGDCEFDHGGYFLVKGAEKTFIAQEHIYLRRLWIIDNPWWSIGYKSQVKRHRLIVKLVGSSSVEGIDSGEKVLTVYFLGIEIPIWVLFFALGVSSDREVVKLIDFGYDDARVENILLASIRDADESKNYSDFRERKNAVNYIEKGIKGVQFPPPEPVEDCLRMYIFPNMGGLKKKARFLAYMVKGLLMAYTGRRRCDNRDDFRNKRLELAGELLERELKVHIAHARKRMSKALQRDLYADREVRPIEGYLDASIITNGLQRAFSTGAWSHPYKRLERISGVVATVGRTNPLQTMAELRRTRQQVQYTGKVGDARYPHPSHWGKVCLLSTPDGENCGLVKNLAVTGLVSTNITEIILSELLDSGMEELLDDTSTDLGDKDKIFLNGDWVGVCTNSSAFVTDLRSKRRRNQLPHQMEIKLDKSLKEVRINTDAGRILRPLLVVENLHKIKESKGTKWEHSSFKSLLENGVIELIGPEEEEDCRTAWGIRYLFGRDGDKYTHCELDMSFLLGLSCSLIPFANHDHARRVLYQAQKHSSQAIGFATTNPNIRVDTLSHQLYYPQKPLFRTMTSDCLGKKWYPLGNSKLPKAEFYNGQVAIVAVNVHMGYNQEDSLVMNRASLQRGMFRSEHIRSYKSEIDNTESKEKRKDNVNFGKIQSKIGRVDSLDEDGFPYVSANLQSGDIIIGRCAESGADHSIKLKHTERGYVQKVVLSSNDEGKNFAVVSLRQVRTPVLGDKFSSMHGQKGVLGFLESQENFAFTRHGVVPDIVINPHAFPSRQTPGQLLEAALGKGIALGGSLRHATPFSTPSVDDIMDELHRNGFSRCGYERVLNGRTGEMVRSLIFMGPTFYQRLHHMSEDKVKFRNTGPVHPLTRQPVADRKRFGGIKFGEMERDCLIAHGASANLYERLFTLSDSSQIHICSKCKNVANVILRPVSGGRKIRGPYCRICESADDIVMVNVPYGAKLLCQELFSMGINLKFETHFC from the exons ATGGGTCACATTGGTTCCAGCAAAGACGTCAAGCTCTACGACAAGGGTAAGCACGATGCAATGGACATTGACTCCGACGAAAACTTCGACGACGACGATTTCCCCTCAAACGGCGTACTCAGGGGCTTAGGCCGAGAGCCACTCAAGAACTTCTGCAAGAAAGCTGCCGAGCTCTTCTTCGCGGAGTACGGCCTCATTAGCCACCAGATCAATTCCTTCAACCAGTTTATCGCCACCGGTGTTCAGAGCGCCTTCGATTCCTTTGGTGATCTCATTGTGGAGCCTGGTTATGATCCTTCGAAGAAACGCGACGAAAATGATTTTTACCGTCACGCCGCCGTTAAGTTTGGGAAGGTGACGCTCGACCGACCCAAGTTCTATGCTGGCGAAGGGCATGGAGATTTCAAGATGCTTCCAAGACATGCACGCCTTCAGAGGATGACATACTCTTCACAGATTAAAGTCGAGATTCAAGTTCAG GTGTATGTGCCACAGATGGTGAGGAGTGACAAATTTAAGACCGGGCAAGAACAGTACCTTGAACAAAAGACTCTGAAGGAAGAGAGCAGAGAAATCATCATTGGAAGACTGCCTATTATGGTCAAGTCTGATCTGTGCTGGATGAAAGGGGTTGAGAAAGGCGATTGTGAGTTTGATCATGGAGGGTACTTCCTGGTCAAGGGTGCTGAGAAG ACTTTTATTGCACAGGAGCATATCTATTTGAGAAGGCTCTGGATCATAGATAATCCATGGTGGTCAATCGGGTACAAGTCTCAAGTGAAGAGGCATAGATTGATCGTTAAGCTGGTGGGAAGTTCAAGTGTTGAAGGAATTGATAGTGGAGAGAAGGTCCTAACTGTATACTTCCTGGGCATTGAAATCCCCATTTGGGTGCTGTTTTTTGCTCTTGGAGTCTCATCTGACAGGGAGGTGGTAAAGCTCATTGATTTTGGTTATGATGATGCCAGAGTCGAAAATATCCTTTTGGCCTCTATCCGCGATGCTGATGAGAGTAAGAATTATTCCGATTTCCGTGAACGGAAGAATGCAGTGAATTACATAGAGAAGGGTATTAAAGGTGTCCAGTTTCCACCTCCTGAACCTGTTGAAGACTGCTTGAGAATGTATATTTTTCCCAACATGGGAGGCTTGAAGAAAAAGGCACGATTCCTTGCATATATGGTGAAAGGTCTCTTAATGGCTTATACTGGCCGCAGAAGGTGTGATAACCGGGATGATTTTCGAAATAAGAGGCTTGAGTTGGCTGGGGAGCTTTTAGAGCGTGAGCTGAAAGTGCACATTGCACATGCTCGGAAGCGAATGTCAAAGGCATTGCAGAGAGACCTCTATGCAGACCGTGAAGTCCGCCCAATTGAAGGCTATCTTGATGCTTCGATAATTACAAATGGTCTCCAAAGAGCATTCTCCACTGGAGCGTGGTCTCATCCTTACAAGAGATTGGAAAGGATTTCTGGGGTGGTTGCAACTGTTGGGCGAACCAACCCTTTACAAACTATGGCTGAGTTGAGAAGGACAAGGCAGCAGGTTCAGTACACTGGAAAAGTTGGTGATGCTAGATACCC GCATCCTTCTCACTGGGGGAAGGTCTGCCTCCTCTCTACCCCAGATGGTGAAAACTGTGGCCTGGTGAAAAATTTGGCTGTTACTGGACTGGTAAGCACCAACATAACTGAAATCATATTGTCTGAGTTGCTTGACTCTGGTATGGAAGAGTTACTTGATGACACTTCTACTGACTTGGGCGACAAGGATAAGATCTTCCTAAATGGGGATTGGGTTGGTGTGTGCACAAATTCCAGTGCATTTGTTACAGATCTCAGAAGTAAAAGGCGTAGAAATCAATTACCTCATCAG ATGGAGATCAAATTGGACAAATCTCTAAAAGAAGTGCGCATAAACACTGATGCAGGAAGGATTCTACGTCCACTTTTGGTAGTTGAAAACCTTCACAAGATAAAAGAATCAAAAGGAACTAAATGGGAGCATTCTTCTTTCAAATCCCTTTTGGAGAATGGAGTGATCGAACTTATTGGGCCCGAAGAAGAGGAAGACTGCCGTACTGCATGGGGTATCAGATATTTGTTTGGGAGAGATGGCGACAAATACACCCACTGTGAACTTGACATGTCATTTTTACTGGGTTTAAGCTGTTCACTGATACCGTTTGCCAATCATGACCATGCAAGGAGGGTACTCTACCAGGCCCAGAAGCACTCCTCGCAGGCCATTGGGTTTGCTACCACAAACCCCAACATCAGAGTGGACACCTTGTCACACCAGTTGTACTATCCCCAGAAGCCCCTCTTCCGTACCATGACTTCTGATTGTCTTGGTAAGAAATGGTATCCACTGGGTAATAGTAAACTTCCAAAGGCTGAATTCTATAATGGGCAAGTTGCAATTGTGGCTGTTAATGTGCATATGGGATACAATCAAGAGGATTCATTGGTGATGAACCGTGCTTCTTTGCAGCGTGGTATGTTCAGATCTGAGCATATAAGGAGTTACAAGTCCGAAATTGATAATACTGAATCTAAGGAGAAGCGGAAGGATAATGTGAATTTTGGGAAGATACAAAGTAAAATTGGCCGTGTTGATAGCCTTGACGAAGATGGATTTCCATACGTCAGTGCAAATTTGCAAAGTGGTGATATTATTATTGGTCGTTGTGCCGAATCTGGAGCAGACCATAGCATAAAGTTAAAACACACCGAAAGAGGGTATGTTCAGAAGGTTGTGCTGTCCTCAAATGACGAAGGGAAGAATTTCGCTGTGGTTTCATTGAGACAG GTTCGAACTCCCGTTCTTGGAGACAAGTTTTCAAGCATGCATGGTCAAAAGGGTGTCTTGGGATTTCTGGAGTCTCAGGAAAATTTCGCTTTCACAAGACATGGTGTGGTTCCCGATATTGTCATTAATCCACACGCATTCCCCTCACGACAAACACCAGGACAACTCCTTGAGGCTGCTTTGGGGAAGGGCATTGCTCTTGGTGGTTCTTTGAGGCATGCTACCCCGTTCTCCACACCCTCTGTTGATGACATCATGGATGAGCTCCACAG AAATGGGTTTTCAAGATGTGGATATGAGAGAGTACTAAATGGGAGAACTGGTGAGATGGTCCGTTCACTAATATTTATGGGACCAACATTCTACCAGCGTCTACACCACATGTCTGAGGACAAAGTAAAATTCAGGAATACAGGTCCCGTTCATCCACTGACACGACAACCTGTAGCGGATAGGAAGCGGTTCGGAGGTATCAAATTTGGTGAAATGGAGCGAGACTGCCTCATAGCTCACGGCGCATCAGCCAACCTGTATGAACGCCTCTTTACGCTCAGTGACTCCTCTCAGATACACATCTGTAGTAAATGCAAAAATGTAGCTAATGTGATATTGCGGCCAGTATCTGGTGGCCGCAAGATAAGGGGTCCATACTGCCGCATATGTGAATCTGCGGATGACATTGTGATGGTCAATGTCCCATATGGAGCCAAATTGTTGTGCCAAGAGCTTTTTAGCATGGGCATAAATCTCAAATTTGAAACCCATTTCTGCTAG